The genomic DNA CCTCTGTCATGAGACTGAGGCAGGAGGAGGGACTGATGTAGGTTAGCATCGTGAATGGAGACGGAGGCCTTCAGCTGCTCCGTTCCTAAATAAACAGCTAGTTACTCTATTGTCAGTCACAGTTTAGTGTAACGTAGCAGCAATTTGTCCAGGTTCTTGTAGCAATGAGTTACATCCGGTCCAAACTCGATAGCGTTGTCGCATATTTAATGAATATTCCGGTGTCATATTTCCCAAACACTTCAAGTTGACGTAAACTAAAGAAGGCTTAATGTTAACCTATTGGCGCTCTGTGAAGTAAAACCACACTAACGTAACGTCacgtgcctctgtgtgtgcagaggtaCGCCAAACTCCTTTAAATTTTGATTCAGTCACTTTTAAATTGACCCAATACACTTCATTTGAATGAGTTCACAGGAGCCACTTATTCACGTGTTGCTGTGAAAAAGTTTGTTCAAATCTAGTGTGTAGTTGCATCGTGTCCGTatggtaaacacacacattcagcacacacagccaTTCAATGCTGCACTGGATGAGCAGCGTTGTCCAGAGCTAAGACTTGCTTTAATGCAGGGAGGATGTGTCATGTGAGAGGAGGATGGGCTCTTCTTTCAATGGTGGGCATGGAATTACTGTTCATTGTTTAGTTATTTATTGCTTCTCCTAACATTTGATCAGATACAGACTGAGCTGGGTTAACAGTTTTAGAGTTTAGAGACTGTCAGACATGCAAGTCTACCAGAAATGAGTAAATAACTTTATACAAATCATTTACTGATGTGTAAAATCCTCTTTTAGCCTCTCAGCCTCCAGCTACAATGATCCACAGCCTGTTCTTAGTTAACGCCTCGGGGGACATCTTCCTGGAGAAGCACTGGAAGAGCGTGGTCAGCCGCTCCGTGTGTGACTACTTCTTTGAGGCACAGGAACGCGCCACTGAGCCGGAGAACGTGCCACCGGTGATCCCCACACCACATCACTACCTTATCAGTGTGCTCCGGCATCGCATCTACTTCGTTGCAGTCATCCAGAGTGAGGTGCCGCCGCTGTTTGTCATTGAGTTCCTGCACAGAGTCGTCGACACGTTCCAGGTTTGGGCTCCCTCGCATTTTTCAGTCCACTTTTAGTTGATTTTAAATGATTCATAGTTGACTGTAAATGCCCACATCCTGCTTGTGTTCTTTGTTCTCAGGACTATTTTGGAGTGTGTACAGAGGCTGCTATTAAGGACAATGTGGTAGTGGTCTATGAACTACTGGAGGAGATGCTGGACAATGGCTTTCCACTGGCCACAGAGTCCAACATCCTCAAAGAGCTCATTAAGCCTCCCACCATCCTCCGCACAATGGTCAACACCATCACAGGTACAATCCATGTCCATGCTTTGTTCACAGACAGAACGCTGAGCTCCCATTCAGCTAAAATGATAATGTGAGGTCACAAATACACCAAATAAGACGGATCGAATCAGTGTCAGctctttctctgcactgtgtgaaTGGACTCTGTGTAAATGTGCTTGTTGTTTTACATTTGGTTAATGTGTGTATTCCAGGCAGCACCAATGTTGGTGAGCAGCTCCCCACAGGTCAGCTGTCCGTGGTTCCATGGAGACGCACCGGAGTCAAATACACCAACAACGAAGCCTATTTTGACGTGGTGGAGGAGATCGATGCTATCATCGATAAATCAGGTATTCACTGTGCCATTGCTTCATTATTTAGCCTCTCTGTTAGTTATGACCTTGTTAAGATTCAAAGAGCACTTGATGGAAAAATGCAAATCTCTTtctattaaagaaaaaaaaagagaaatacagTAGATCCTGATAAATTAGACCAGTGCATGGTATGGACATTTTTATCACTATAGGGTTCAGAGCACAATCTAATGTAATTTGATTGTTAATTCTCAGTGTAAAGTATCAGATGTCAGCAGCTTCGCTCTGCCTTCAAAATTAGTTTTGTTGTTCATCTGTATGGTTTTTGCTTTCTACAATTTTCTCCCATCAACCCCAACCCTCGTGGTCAGGCTCCACCATTACAGCAGAAATTCAGGGAGTTATTGACGCCTGTGTAAAACTGACTGGCATGCCCGACCTCACACTGTCATTTATGGTGagtttcttcttttccttcacTTCGACCAATGCTTAGGCTGTTGTTATGCACTCTGTAGGTCCACACTATCAGATTCATATAGAACATTTGTAAATATGTAGATAATCGGCAGTAAAATCTGAGGAGTATCAAACAGTGTTGAgctaaaataatgatttttacAGTACAAGTATTCACATTTTACCTTCCTCAACCCCAAACTATCCTCTGTCTCCCAGAATCCTCGGCTGCTGGATGATGTCAGCTTCCACCCGTGTGTTCGGTTTAAGCGCTGGGAAGCTGAGCGGATCCTCTCCTTCATCCCCCCTGATGGAAACTTCCGGTTGCTCTCCTATCACGTCAGCTCTCAGAAGTCAGTGCTGTCTACAGATGAAACATAATTTTAACATAATTTCAATagtctgattttattttatttccaaaatgtacaataatacatgaaaatataCATTGAAGAAGAACGTTAGTCTGAGCTGGGGGgagataaaatacataaaaataggatcgatgaagagaaggaaaaaaagggagGGGGGCATAAACCAAAATCATACACCTTTGCACGTTAAATAGTATATCTTGGTGCTTTTTGACTTAGCCTGGGGTCATCTATTATCCATGTGTTTATTATCCAGTAGTTGCTGATGCATACTGCATATATTCTGAGGGATTTTCTCTCAAGCAGTGCACTAATATTCAAATACAACAGAATTATGAAACATTCATGCGAATGTTCGCTCGTGTGACTTGGTTTGCCTGCTTCATCTTCAGCTTGGTGGCGATCCCAGTGTATGTCAAGCACAACATCACCTTCCGGGAGGGAAGCTCCCAGGGGCGTTTCGACCTGACCCTGGGACCCAAACAGACGATGGGCAAGGCTGTGGAGTCAGTTCTAGTCAGCAGCCAGCTGCCCCGCGGCGTCCTGAACGCCAACCTCAACCCGTCCCAGGGAACGTACACTTTTGACCCAGTCACAAAGGTACCTCGAAAGTGTGTCCATGAGTGTTTACATGCCTAAAAGAAGCAAGGAGGGAAGTGTACATGAACATTGCAATGCAAAGTTATGGCTTGAGGTCAGTTTTGTTCCAAGGAAGGTGCCTCAAATTTATCTTCATTCACATCTGTCTTCTCAGGAACAGAGATGCCAccatttgcattgttttttccacattttccaaGTGGTAGTGATCTCATACTGCcatcatgattttttttatgtcttggcTAGATGTTGTCATGGGATGTTGGTAAGATCAACCCACAGAAGCTTCCCAGTCTGAAGGGCACCATGAGCCTGCAGGCCGGGGCCTCCAAACCTGATGAGAACCCCACCATCAACATCCAGTTCAAAATCCAACAGATGGCCATCTCAGGTACACACACGTGCTCTTACCATCACATATTCATGATTGTGTCATTCCCGGAATTTCGTCATTCCTTTTAGAGATTGTTGTGCATTAATGAGATTGTCTGTTAAACAACAGCTGGttactctcacacacaacaaCCAGGCTGCCTCAGACATGGATTCCTATTTTTTCATTAACTAATGAATATCATTTCTACTTTACATTTTGAATTGAGAGTAATTTGTCGTCAGCCTCAACACATAAGAGAAGCTTTCATCATATAGCCTGCTCAGCTGACAACCACCTGACCTGCTCCATCCTGtgggcacagacacacagtggcCACTAGATGGTGCCAAGTGCAATAAATGCACTTTCTCACATGACACATCTACATAGCTTATTGTAAGAGTTACTCAAATGTAAATCTTCAGCTGTAGATGTGGCTGAGTCAGCAGGCATATTTGCTTGCATGATATTATCTTTTGCAGGATTTAAGATAATATACTAAGCAATATCTCCTAAAATGATTTGCCAGAACTCCTAATTTCATCACATGCAAGGTAATACAACTAGCAtgcatttaattaattaatttagttTTCCGTTTTTGCAATTGAGTCACAGCGCTATGCATTTGATTTTCCTAAAAACGCACAGCTTGCGATCTTTAAAAATCAACTCTGTAGTTGTTGTACATCCCCACCTTGAGCCACCCCCATTCCtcatttgttttggtgttggtGCTGGCATTTGTTCTGGTCCAGTCACACAAGCCAAGTGCACATCAGACAGTGCGTTTCGAGAAATGATTGGCATTTTTGTCCTTCAACAGGGCTGAAGGTGAATCGACTGGACATGTACGGTGAGAAGTATAAACCTTTCAAAGGCATCAAGTACATGACGAAGGCTGGCAAGTTCCAGGTGCGGACATAAagactgctgctctgtgactaCCGGACCAAACCACCATGAGACTGAGGGGTGATCTGGTGGGGGAAGGGGAGTTGGCACATTCCCTGTGTATATGCATTTCAGGATTTACCTACAAATATTGGAGGCTCCTTGTAGCAGTTGAGAATGGACCATTGCACATAGAAACCTCTGTTGAAGTAACCACATCAAATGTGTGTCCTGGTGACTGTTTTTCCACACTCTAAGCAAGGAAGTTGAAAAAATAGTTAATCAAAATAATGCCCCCACAATAATCCATTATGATAGTGTGAGCTGTCAAGAATGACAGAAAGTCAGTGTTTTCCCATGCTGAGGGGCCTCTGCAAGATAAAACTATAGCTTTGTCTTACAGCACAGTAGGACTCCACGCTGAGTCAAGAAACTAGTGGCAGTCGATCAGGTGGATATGCTGTGACGGCCCTTGCGGTTGTTTCACCAAACATGCTCCTAAATGTTGTACAACATGTTCCCATGTTACTTCTCTCTGATCCTTAGGAACGAGTCCTCAGTGCAGCCTAGCAATGAAAGTGGGTGTTGCTGTATTTCTtatcctccttcttcttctccagtcCAATTTCTCTGATTCCTTTTCTGCCATTCTTCTGTTTGCtttcctgtttgctctgttCTTGTGCGCCTCTTTTCCTTGTTGCAATGATTGGATGGTTTCGTCTGCAGCACTGGAGTCAGCACACTGACATGTGAGAATGTGACACTGGAGCCGTCCTCAATCATGCACTTTCACATCTGCTCGTActaacatttccatttgatgcaGGTAAGATGGATTCAGAGTTACTGAAGCTGTTTGAGCTATTTATTACAATGGATGTTTCTGGGAATCTTTCAGGTACATGTTCACCTGTTTTATTCAACttgaattattatttattcaacaAGAAAAGGATCCAGTTGCTCAAGTAATATTCTGTGTGCAGCGTTTCCATTTCTGCATACTGTCATTAAATTCTGACACGCTGTAACTCTACAGAAGCTTTTTATTTAACCAGATAATGACAAAACAATGTTGGTGATTTCCTCATCAGTTTGTTCccaacatgcagaaacacatggCTAAAAAGAAGTTTGATACCTTCAATTTGGTGCTAAACACTGTGTCCAAATTATCCACAAATATTTCCTCAGTACAGTTACAGTCTGGGAAACTGTACAATGTGCATCTTAAGACCTGTTGAACAACTCAACTGAAAAAGAATATTTTCAACTCTGTATTATGATATAATGGCCAGGTACCTCAGAGGAAATGTTGAAggtttgcattttgtgtgtgtttgttaaaacAGCCTCCAATGGAGTGTTATAATGGTGTAAGAATAAAGATTTGATGTGTAATGACCGAGTGATAACACTGAttattgaatgtgttttttactgtgaagtgaaatatacacacacacacacatacacacatatatatatacacacacacagtatatttcATCTATACATTAAAATATCTCCATTTCTATTTACgtgtatttacatttatatttttagtACTGATGATTTGCATGATCAGTCTGCTCAGAATGAATACATCAGTCTATGCCTGAGATACACATTCAAAGGCTATTATGAATATTCATCAAGTGTAGCCTCAAAATCTGTTTGAACGTCTATGTATGTATGCTTACAGATGTGGAGGTATGGTGGATACCGAACCTTTTGTTACATAACTCCTTTTTTAGAGGATGAGGGTGGTATGATCATAGGACGAATCCTCAGCTGAGAACAGGCAGCTGAGATACCTGAACTCTGTCAGCTGGGGCCACTGCTCCCTTTTGAATGGACCTTCAGAGGGGAGCAGGGCCTCTGTCCCCTCATGATGTCACAGCATCTGGCTTAAAACCCACTCATGACATCACAGGAATCTAACGAGTTGCTAACTGAACTTTCAGGACAACACCAGCTTTAAATCATCTTATGACCTCACACACAGTTCAACTCAGCATCTCAAAGGGCACTTTTAACCCCTAAGACCCCATTGTGTGACGtcaccaacccccccccccccccagagcTGGCAGGACTCCACTCCATAATTTACTGAGGACTTTAACCCCTCCAAAACATTCAaccaccctcctctctctctctctctctctctctctctctcgctctctctacCATTGACCAGACAGCAGCTTGAACTCATTGTTAA from Chaetodon trifascialis isolate fChaTrf1 chromosome 6, fChaTrf1.hap1, whole genome shotgun sequence includes the following:
- the ap3m2 gene encoding AP-3 complex subunit mu-2, producing MIHSLFLVNASGDIFLEKHWKSVVSRSVCDYFFEAQERATEPENVPPVIPTPHHYLISVLRHRIYFVAVIQSEVPPLFVIEFLHRVVDTFQDYFGVCTEAAIKDNVVVVYELLEEMLDNGFPLATESNILKELIKPPTILRTMVNTITGSTNVGEQLPTGQLSVVPWRRTGVKYTNNEAYFDVVEEIDAIIDKSGSTITAEIQGVIDACVKLTGMPDLTLSFMNPRLLDDVSFHPCVRFKRWEAERILSFIPPDGNFRLLSYHVSSQNLVAIPVYVKHNITFREGSSQGRFDLTLGPKQTMGKAVESVLVSSQLPRGVLNANLNPSQGTYTFDPVTKMLSWDVGKINPQKLPSLKGTMSLQAGASKPDENPTINIQFKIQQMAISGLKVNRLDMYGEKYKPFKGIKYMTKAGKFQVRT